One window from the genome of Clarias gariepinus isolate MV-2021 ecotype Netherlands chromosome 15, CGAR_prim_01v2, whole genome shotgun sequence encodes:
- the LOC128542614 gene encoding protocadherin-20 yields the protein MCKTRKGFCLAREGKFWVFWILLLYTSPLSCFSKFSHLVYKIKEGLPNGILIGSIGEDLNLDFSIDPPRLFHLELRQSNSQYVNLSYTTGELFTSAVEIDRETLCADSYEGQGCTISLDVIILPQQYFQLVKIKIIIEDINDNKPHFPVDEISVSVPENAQVNARFVVEQSAVDPDIGIYGVQTYWLANDFGVFTLDVEQNEGGELTPFLIITGPLDRETKAEYLTEFIAEDGGSPPFLGSTTLRIIITDVNDNCPKFAETQVNVTLSANTTKGSQLARLYAFDPDHGTNAQITYSFSKRVTRETRNLFHLDEITGVIKLAEKIDSDTGKLYKMVVLANGPACIPDIATVTVKVVKLVSGPPALIPRYIASEKDGVVSLSESEPPFTPIAFFTIKNADPRKKVTCTLQGHGPFRLLPYKNLKNEFLLETTAQLDYEDQKYYELTVVVRNSDGEVVETQVKVHILDDNDNAPIFKQSVIDIKIEENNAPDTFLAKFQATDKDSGNRGEILYLLGSDAPPIFHLDRLTGVLTVTTSFDREEKETYRFIVRAVDGGTPRKESIATVLITILDRNDNSPRFINKDFTFFVPENFPGFGEIGVLSVTDADAGENGWVALSIINGSDIFVIDTGRGALRAKTTLDREQQGTYYLWIEAVDGGKPALSSVTMVTVLLLDVNDNPPVVLFPQSNQSYLLVLPSTLPGSSVTEVYAVDRDTGMNAVIAYSIIKRRGGEPGSFDIDPDTGNITLRKVLSDRGLYSLLVKVSDHGQPEPLHSTVMVNLFVNETISNETYIQSLLTREADIGIEEVRPPIRLAQGPEYSELFPCKLLLIALSTTCMGLLLIVVSLTAYICCKRQENHKKKRLEVEIPLKIDSDRQAMDRKLMEISNI from the exons ATGTGCAAGACACGCAAAGGTTTCTGCCTTGCTAGGGAAGGAAAGTTCTGG GTTTTTTGGATTCTCCTGCTCTACACAAGTCCTCTATCCTGCTTTTCAAAGTTCAGCCATCTTGTCTATAAGATAAAGGAAGGCTTACCCAATGGGATTCTCATCGGGTCCATTGGAGAAGATTTAAATTTGGATTTCTCCATCGACCCCCCGCGTTTGTTCCATCTGGAATTAAGGCAGAGCAATTCTCAGTATGTCAATCTAAGTTATACAACCGGGGAGCTTTTCACTTCTGCTGTGGAAATTGACCGAGAGACTCTTTGTGCAGATTCCTATGAGGGTCAAGGATGCACTATTTCTCTGGACGTGATCATTCTGCCACAGCAGTACTTCCAGCTAGTTAAGATCAAAATCATCATCGAAGACATTAATGACAATAAGCCACATTTTCCAGTGGACGAGATCAGCGTGTCTGTGCCGGAAAATGCACAGGTCAACGCTCGGTTTGTGGTAGAGCAATCTGCTGTAGACCCGGATATAGGCATTTATGGGGTTCAGACATATTGGCTGGCTAATGACTTTGGAGTTTTCACGCTGGACGTTGAGCAAAACGAAGGAGGAGAACTGACACCTTTCCTGATCATTACTGGACCTTTGGATAGGGAAACGAAAGCGGAATATTTAACTGAATTCATCGCTGAGGACGGGGGATCTCCTCCTTTTTTGGGCAGTACCACTCTTAGAATTATCATCACAGATGTAAATGACAACTGCCCCAAATTTGCAGAGACTCAGGTGAATGTGACACTTTCTGCAAACACCACAAAGGGCTCACAGTTGGCCCGTCTCTATGCCTTTGACCCAGATCATGGTACCAATGCTCAGATTACTTACTCGTTCAGTAAACGGGTCACTCGAGAAACTAGGAACCTTTTTCACTTGGATGAAATCACAGGGGTCATCAAGCTAGCCGAAAAGATCGATTCGGACACTGGAAAGCTGTACAAGATGGTTGTGCTGGCTAACGGGCCAGCTTGCATACCTGATATTGCTACCGTCACTGTGAAGGTTGTTAAACTGGTTTCGGGACCACCAGCCCTCATACCCCGTTACATTGCTTCAGAGAAAGATGGTGTGGTTTCTCTGAGTGAATCAGAGCCACCCTTTACACCTATTGCTTTCTTCACCATAAAGAATGCAGACCCAAGGAAGAAGGTGACATGTACTTTGCAAGGTCATGGACCCTTCAGGCTTTTGCCatataaaaatttgaaaaatgagTTCTTGCTGGAGACTACTGCTCAGCTGGATTATGAAGATCAAAAATATTATGAACTCACTGTGGTGGTCAGAAACTCAGATGGAGAAGTTGTTGAGACACAGGTGAAGGTGCACATATTGGATGATAATGACAATGCTCCCATATTTAAACAGTCAGTTATTGATATAAAGATTGAGGAGAACAATGCTCCGGACACATTCCTCGCTAAATTCCAAGCCACTGACAAGGACAGTGGTAACAGGGGTGAGATACTCTATCTTCTTGGGTCAGATGCTCCCCCAATCTTCCACCTTGACCGGTTGACTGGGGTCTTGACCGTGACCACATCTTTTGACAGAGAGGAGAAAGAGACCTACCGGTTTATAGTCCGAGCAGTTGATGGTGGCACGCCAAGGAAGGAGTCAATCGCTACGGTTTTAATCACCATCCTGGATCGCAACGATAACAGTCCTCGTTTCATCAACAAAGATTTCACCTTCTTCGTCCCAGAGAACTTCCCAGGATTTGGGGAAATTGGAGTCCTCTCTGTGACCGATGCGGATGCCGGGGAAAATGGCTGGGTGGCGCTATCAATCATCAATGGAAGTGACATATTTGTTATTGACACAGGACGGGGTGCACTGAGAGCGAAAACCACATTGGACCGGGAGCAGCAAGGAACATACTATCTCTGGATTGAAGCTGTGGACGGGGGTAAGCCTGCACTCTCGTCCGTCACCATGGTTACTGTTTTGCTGTTGGACGTCAACGACAACCCGCCAGTGGTGCTGTTTCCCCAGTCCAACCAGTCCTACTTGCTGGTTCTTCCCAGTACACTTCCAGGATCGTCCGTCACAGAGGTCTACGCTGTGGATAGGGACACTGGCATGAATGCCGTCATTGCCTACAGCATCATCAAGCGTAGGGGCGGCGAACCAGGCTCGTTTGACATAGACCCAGATACTGGAAACATCACCCTCAGGAAGGTCTTGAGTGACCGGGGCCTGTACAGCCTGCTGGTCAAAGTCAGTGACCATGGCCAACCTGAACCACTTCACTCCACTGTTATGGTCAACCTGTTTGTCAATGAAACCATCAGCAACGAGACATACATTCAGAGCCTCCTGACCAGAGAGGCAGATATCGGGATTGAGGAGGTCAGGCCACCAATCAGGCTTGCTCAGGGGCCAGAGTATAGTGAACTCTTTCCCTGCAAGCTGCTACTTATTGCTCTTAGCACCACCTGTATGGGGCTTCTCCTTATAGTGGTGTCACTGACCGCATACATATGCTGTAAGAGGCAagaaaatcataaaaagaaGAGATTAGAAGTAGAGATCCCTTTAAAAATAGACAGTGACAGACAAGCCATGGACAGGAAGCTTATGGAAATTTCTAACATATGA